The DNA region gcagcgcaccgaccccaacccctctattatgagatctcactatctccataattaggttgttggtgagactcgaacccaggtcctcaccctttaacagcattcccacaggacaagctgtcaccaattgatctgCTGTGAACCTGGGGTCCATGGGCaggtgttccacgggacgggttgtcacaaATACCCCCGCCTTTGAAAAGAAGCTTGACCCCAAGCTTCTAGCTATGGAAATCTCCTGCAACCCATCTATTGGTTTACAACGTTTCTCTTGGCTTGCGTTATACGTTTCTGTCGCAGCAATGTCACGCTTTTGTATCTTGTATCAGAAACCCATAAATTTAGTCTTCCAACGGTGCCACACCAAGGAAGctattatagattttttaagaAGCCTGCACTTCCACGCACGTAATGTAGATGCTCCATCCATCCAACTCTCATTCTTTTGCTGGTCAGACATAGCTTGCGTATTAAACCTTGACACTCCACAATACTGATCCGACTCTCCACCAAAAACAATAGGAACCATGTACCATAAGACCAACAACGTGAAAGCTCCTCTCCCAGATGCTGATGTCAGGAGTGTTTCTGCATTTACCAAGGCCACGCTACGGTTGCCAAACATGCTACGATTGCCAAACATAACCGTCACTCCAAAGCGCACACACTTATGTATCAACATAGCAACCACTTGTTTCATTCCAAGGGCCTTGATCTCTAAGCCCATAATTTTCATAATCCCGTTTGCAGGTCTAAGATAAAGAGACAGCTCTCTGCTCTGCATTAGTTTTCTTTCATTCCAGCAATGCCACACAGCAAAATAATCTCCCTTATCAATCAGTGTAAAGTACCGAACAAGTAGATGCAATGGCAAGCTTCTCCACTTCTCAGTTACATCTGACTTCTGTGTAAACTTGAACGCCAGAAAATCCTTTCTTTCATCTTTGTATTTGAAATGCCAAGTCTTGTAACACCTCTTCCTATGTTGTATCTGCTCTCGTTCTGGATGTGTCAAAAGAACATCAGTAAACAGTTGCACTTCTGCATAATCTACTGTTGCAGCTTCTTTATCCCTTACATCCCTTGTTTGATGATACCTCTTGGTTTTCTTCTTATTGACACCGGCATCGTTCTTACCGGGAAACCGCACCAAAACATCAGACCCAGAAACATAGTTGGCAACAGAATCCATTCCATTAATCATCTCCACCAGTATGTCATCCTCTCTCACATTGCTCCTCAACAATAAAGGTGTCTTTCTTTTCTGCAGCCAACCCATTCTGCTTGCCTTCACCTTCATcctctttttatatttaaaccGCCAGGATTTTGGAGATAAATGTTGCTTCCTCGTATGCTTTCTTGTTTTATCACTAAGAAACTTTTTGTTGACCAGCTTGGGTACATAATGTATGGACTCGGAATCTATTGATGGTGGTGTCAATTCATCCTCTGTTTGAACCTGTAAAATGTATGGTTCTTCCCCATCCTGAACACATAAACCGACACTGTCCATTTCATAAGGTAACGCCTCCAGCACAAGGCCATAAGATGGCTCCGGTAATGCATTGGAACAAGTCTCAGATGCTGCTTGAAGTGCTTCATTGCTTGTACTGACCACGTGTTTCCCAGACTTCAACATAGGATCTTGAACAATCTCAGGAACATGAGTGGAAAAGCGAGCCAACAGTCTTTTCTTAAAGCTGAACCAAGTTATGAATTCACCCTTGATCACTTCCTCACTATACCAATCCCGAGCAGCTCCTTCCAAACTCGCAGAAACCAAAACAAGCTTATCGGCTTCATTATACTGGCCAGCTCTGAAGACTATTTCTACTCGACAAATCCAGCCATATGGCATAAAACCATCAAACACAGGAAACTCATTTTTCTTTACCAAACTTCCCTGAGGATGAAAACTGGAACATGCAGAAATGCCTTTGACCTTTGATTCATTCCAAGGACGAAAGCTTCGCAACTCTTCCAAACTTTTCTGgatttctctttgattcttcatACTGTACTCCATCTTCTCAGGATCGCCATCTTTTCCAAACCTCAACCACAAGGATTCCTTCAGCGCCTCCCAACTTTTGAACAACCACAACGATTGTCACCATTGAAACCAGGATACAGCTTCACCATCCATGAAACTTTGAGCGAAATTAAGTTTATCATCGTCATCAGTGAAATCTTCTCGCACAAAGAACTTCTCCAACCACGAAATCCATGATCGCAAGTCCTCGCCGGTGAAGATTGGAACCTCAATGGATCCAGTCGCCATTGCTTCTGATCTAGACGTCACTATGCGATTCTTCGATTCTCTCACTGTCTGAGTCAACACTTCACGCGAACTCGAAATCAGCTAAAGCACCACCGTCGCGCTGGCGCATTCACTCGATCCGAGTCCACCGTCACCGTCGCAGCGATCGAACGGCTCACTGCACCAATTGATAGAGTTTGAACTATCGATTCGCTGTAAACTCAATCACACTCCTTTATTGAATCAACGATAACAATGGATAACACTTTGTATCAAGAACAACTGAGAAATCGCTGGCTTAACCCAGACGATAATCTCCTCAAGTCTCTGCGACTCAATCCAAAATACAAAGTTGATTTCATTGTAGACGACACACTCTGTATTTATTCTCATCCAGTTCTCAACTGCAAAGACTCTAGATGAAACATAGTATCTCCAAGTTGCCAGCTCAGCTAATAAAGCCACTACAAGCTTATCAGCAAACCAGTTTCATCAAGAAGCTCCAGAATATATTTTCGTTGACAAACCAAAATGCCTTGGCTTGCTCTTGCTATCTCGAAACCAATGAAATATCTAAGAGGACCAACTCTTCTTAAGATCTTCCTCAATTGATCTACAACATCATTGTTGCTTGCGATGACGATGTCTTCAACATGGACGAGGACAGCCACATATTTATCCTTCACATTCCTTATGAACAGAGTATGATCTGAATGAGAGGATTGAAATCCAATAGATAGCAGAGTTGAAATCCACAACCACACATACATAGTGAATATAACCATAGCTCTTTTGTTGGAGGCGGTTTTTACCTTGAGAATGTTATTTCTTGGCATTTTTGTGGTTCCTTAGTTTTTGGAGTCATCTCCGTTTTCTTCctctttgttatttttattcCTTTACGCAACTCAGCATTCATATGTGGAATGACTTTTTCGATCGTAAAAGGTGCAGTGCTTGCTATTGTCGTAGTTGGGTTTGCCTTGACTGTTTTCTTCCGGTGGAAGTTCTTCTTGGTTTCATTGACTTCTATATAGATTTGATaccaattaaatataaacaGAACTGAAagtaaataatacatttttaactaggtgtttttctgcaccatgtgcagtaaaaaaaatttaaaatattttttaacagataaatataaattatatttaatttttattaatattataaattttctttttcttatcaatattttaatataaatttgatttaactgaactttaaaattaagataaaaaacaattttttttattttgaattgtatttaagaatgtgcatgtatatatttaaattataatcttaggtagatttttctatctatttattttaattaaatatattaaataaatatgtaaaattgcatagttgtcaaaaattaaaattaaacaacatttataaaatctgtagatatatataagaaattaatgattttacgatttaatttgattttatgatttaatttttataaatttctaaaaatatgtatatatttttgaaatatttttaatttaaatgatatttcgaaatttgaaattccataattgaatatatttattttaatgatgatttatgagttattaccatattttaaaaagtccaaaaatataaatcaacaataaatgtaatatatgagttattaccatattttaaaaggtttaccaaaaaataaattaatattaaatataattgtccatgtcatattaatctataagacatgtcatcaattttaatagccatgtcatattatttttgtcaaaataatTGTATAGAAGACATgtagcaaaatcacttctcaaatatggTATAATGAATAATATTTTGGTTGATACTTCTCTGGATTTTTTTACTGAAAGACAAcacaaaaatttatagaaagAAGTTCATAAATGCATCCATTAACCAACTTAATTATATCTTATAGTTTTCTAATTTGAATAgtaataaatttagaaatagTAATTAAAGCCTTTTGTAACATTCATACAGTCTATTCCTATGTTCAAATCACATTTAGCATAAAATGAACCCAAATGATGTAATTTCTAGTTTGATCGTGGGACGAAACTTGAAGGTATCCATAGAGGCATGTTTCACcattaaaccaaaacacaagGCACCAGCTCTTAGCGTTGGCCATTGATTACTTATTACTAGGCCtaggcgttcgggtacccattcggataCGGATCGATTTTTTCGGGTAtccggtttttcgggttttgaaattaacctccattcggatattataaaattttgggttgggttcgagtcgggtccTTCCGGGTCCGgatgggttcggttctcatgcataggaacctgaaaaataaccaaataaccaaagtatctaaaacgggttccgTTATTTATATCCAAAGTAATCAAAGTACCTGAttcagttcaaatttttgtatctaaattactcaaaaataacaaaaatattcattatatacagtttttttgggtaaacttttatccaaactatcatattttatccaaaaatactcaaaagtactgaaaataactactatagttaacttataatattaatttaaaatattaaaataattataaatataattataacatgtGTTCTTATACATgtattcacatttcggatattTTCTGGTACTCactcggttctcggttcgggtcgggtttgggACCGGTTCTTTGGATATAGCAATTCAgaacccattcggatatttatccTGGATCTAATcaggttcgggaccctgattttcggatcagtttcgGGTCGGTACTTCGGATCCGGATATTGTGCCCATGCctatttattacttattattTTACGAATATATTATAACAAACATAAATTTCCACATGTTCGATAACCCCAGATTTATTCTTACCTGATaaagtaatttattttgttaatacaaAACCAGGTGTAAACATACTGAACCAAGCTCCATACATTACGTAAGtacattttatttgatttgtttcttaaaattaattatttgatttatgGATAACTTAAAACTGACAGTATGTTTATTATTTGAGGTTCTTGGTATTCATGCTTTTCTCGACGGTCTTGGCTTTGGCTTTGATAGACTCCTTGGTTTCCTCAGTTTTTCCTGTGACGGTATCTTTGATCTTTTCTGTAGTGTCCTTCACCTTATCCCAGGCCTCCTCTGCAGTGTTCTTCGCCTTATCCTTCAAGTTACCGGCGGCCTCGGAGATGGTTTGTGCTCCTTCGTCCGCCTTCTTGGCCACCTACATAATCCAATAAAATTGGTTATTTGAAATCCGTTTGTGAAACGATACAGTGGAATCAAATCACACAcaaacacatatatgtatatacatcatttttctctctctatgGTATACGTATCCATCTGATTTTATCTTTCTCTGTACTTTTTCTGTTTCTAAACGAACTCGATCgcagttttaaaattttaaacaaaatatgtttGGTTCTTATAAACGCACAGTCAAACACAAGCTGGATGCtatactttctttttttttttggaaaatatactttcaaaatatttaaaatttggataTGCAAGCGCAGTAATATGTATGATTAAAACAATTGATTCCTAAGTTAAATATAACCGGGCGTAGCCCATTAAACAAGAGAACATAAGACCCATAATTGAGAACCCAATTGAAAAGTAAACAACGACCATAATTGAGAACCCAATTAAAAACGTTTACAAGCTGTGGGCttgtaaatgtttttatttctttctgcatttatatttgaaagccagtttataaaaaaaaaaaaagttaaatataaacCGAGGTGAAGTTCTTAGGAAAATGTGATACCTTTTGTTGAGCCTCGGTGGCTTTGTCACAGACGGAAGCTTCTTTCATCGTACTCCCCTTTGAATAATTTAGTCAAATCATCAAGAACAGAGAAGGTTAACTACACGTATCTTATCATGGatacataagaaaaacaaaatagattACATGGATGAGTCTTGTCGGGACGGAAGAGAAAACTCTTGGAGTGATGAGTGCCTTGTTGCGGAGGGAAATTGCAATAGCTGATAAGCTTGCCATTTTTAGGGGCTGTTctttttttgattaaatatgGGATGAGTTTATTAGTGAGTTGAGGTTTCGCGAAGTATTTATAAAGAAACTGAAAAATGTATAAGAGTTGAAGTCCTATGTGAAAAAGACATATGGATTTTTGGTGGGACATGCGGAGTTTGACTCGGAACATCGAATGGTTCCAGTTTTGATTAGCTACTTTTAGCTTTGTCTGTGCGTAACACAATCCTTGCAGTCTATTTCATTTCCTTAATTGATGcttatttaatgaattattcTTGAGTTTATATCctataatgaatatatataggtttatatttttttttaaatactgtcaacttatattatgtttttttaaaataataataataataataatagtagtcacaacaaatattattttttaatatttttaatgtcgTCAgcaaaaccctaaattctaaatcctaaatcttaaacaataaatctttgggtaaatcaaaaacttttggataaatcctaaatcctaaatcaaaaacactaaacactaaatcttaaaaaaacaataaatcatTAATCATGAACTTTAAACCcaggataaatcctaaaccatagagtttatggtttatccaaagatttagagtttagtgtttaagatttagtgtttagtatttaaatatgatatagtgttttgctgataatgttaaaagtaatttaattttttttagcaactactactacttttatatatttttattcaaggCTTTAAAGgttatgattaagggtttaaattttttaaaatttagtgtttaggattttttatttaagttttaggatttatctaaatatttagggtttacccaagagtttagggtttagtattttcctAACAatgttcaaaatatttttaaaaacaatttttttcaacttctattatttttatttgtttttaacttttattttaaaaaataatataacttgaaaatattttattttgtttttaaaatatattgaatatgaaataattaaatcatattGGTTGCTGAAGCCAAGAATAACTCTtgttttattggattttttcCTCGTTTCACCCCTAAGGGTGGACCTGTAGGTTCACCAATCAATTGGAtattgttatttcatattcaatattttttaaaaaattaaataaaatatttactaggttatattatgttttaaaatagaaaagataaaaataaattaaaaatagtaatagtttccaaaaaaaaacatttaatttttttaacaccaTCTTTATAAACCATATATCCGAAAcacttttggataaattctaaaccataaattataaacactaaatcttaaaaatactaaacccttaatcctaatccttgtataaatcctaaaccatagagtttatggtttaccaaagaatttagggtataatgtttaagatttagtgtttaggatttatggtttagtgttttgctgactgtgttaaaaaattagaagtttagggtttaagattaagAATTTAGTATTTTCAAGATGTAATGTTTAGGTTTAtggtttaaggtttatgatttatcaaaGGGTTTAAGCGTTTAGCAGTGGCGaatcaggaaaaaaaaatttgtggggacataaaaaaaaggaaataagtaGCTTTAGAGGAGGTTCGAACTGTGCTCTAGGGGGACAAGCCAAAGGTTGAAACCAACAATGCTACGGAAAGCTTATTGTTTCTTATACAAATAGACTAATTTGTAGACTTTTGTGGGGGCAGCTGCCTCCTTGCTGGACAATGTAggttttacccaagggtttaaggcttatgatttagagtttatcatttatccaaggtttagtatttttaatatttactatttagtgtttatgatttaggatttataatttatccaaggttttaagatttaatgtttaagatttagggtttagtgttctGGTGACagtgttaataatattaaaaaaacatttttttggcaattactactatttttatttatttttatcttttcatttagaaaaaagttatataaataaaaaaattgtttcttttttaaaaagatattgaatatggAATAACACAATCCTATTAGTTTGTGAATCTAGAGGTTCAACCTAAGGGATGAACCCAAGAAATAACTCATTTAATTGACAAGTTGACTATAAATTACTAGAAATTCTTGAGTTCACCTCTTAGGTTGAATTtataggttcaccaaccaataagatttaGTTGTTTTAGAttcaatatctttaaaaaaacaaaatataagaatttGTCAAACTATCTTAtgtttccaaaataaataaaatattattataattgccaaaaaaaaacttttttaatattgttaacgccgtcaccaaaacactaaaccttaaactctaaattctaaactcaaaCCTTAAACCTTTAGGTACACTCTAAAACTTAAAtcctaaaaattaaaaaactaaatcttaataacattaaaccctaaatcattaaccctaaactctaaatccttggataaatcttaaaccgtagaatttattatttatccaagggttcagGGTCTACCcaaaattttagggtttagtgtttatgatttagggtttagtattttgctgACAGtgttaacaaaattaatttttcttttgaaactattactattttatgtatttttatttaatcctaaatcataaatcttaaacactaaacctttgggtaaaccctGAACCATTGGATTCATCCTAAACCTAGGGTTAAAATTttatctaagggtttagggtttaagtttAACTgtttaaggatttagggtttagtattattaagattgaatttttaatgtttatgattcatGATTTAGGATTTGCCGTAATTTTAGATCTTGGATGCCCCCGTAAAATCAAGATCTGAAATTCGAAAGCTTATTACAGTGCTTAAGTCTTGAAAAAAATCGGGAGAATGTTATCAAACACACATAAGTTACTTATTGtataatattaactattttggtaTTAGTCACC from Raphanus sativus cultivar WK10039 chromosome 8, ASM80110v3, whole genome shotgun sequence includes:
- the LOC108821195 gene encoding uncharacterized protein At4g13230, which codes for MASLSAIAISLRNKALITPRVFSSVPTRLIHGSTMKEASVCDKATEAQQKVAKKADEGAQTISEAAGNLKDKAKNTAEEAWDKVKDTTEKIKDTVTGKTEETKESIKAKAKTVEKSMNTKNLK